The proteins below are encoded in one region of Polycladomyces subterraneus:
- a CDS encoding class II aldolase/adducin family protein, translated as MLYFEERKDVCEVARMMFDRLLTNAAGGNISVKMSDSRFIMTPSLMSQQKFCRLKPEEILVVDSNGNILEGDGQLTREFNMHMAAYDAMPDAGAVIHAHPKESMVFASLGIEMPHMCEATRKLGEIRTLEFAPATSKELADRVYAYLKSRAGDIPVATLLREHGILVIDKTLRKAYDMLERIEYNAYVNIQAKLFELTGTVKRTNHAHSFSYNMEE; from the coding sequence GTGTTGTACTTTGAAGAGCGTAAAGACGTGTGCGAAGTCGCAAGGATGATGTTCGATCGATTGTTGACCAATGCGGCCGGGGGCAACATAAGTGTAAAGATGAGCGATTCAAGATTTATCATGACGCCTTCCCTCATGTCGCAACAAAAATTTTGCCGTTTGAAACCGGAAGAAATCCTGGTTGTGGATTCGAATGGGAACATTTTAGAGGGAGACGGACAACTGACCCGTGAATTTAATATGCATATGGCAGCCTATGATGCCATGCCAGACGCAGGTGCAGTCATACACGCTCATCCAAAGGAATCCATGGTGTTCGCCTCTTTAGGGATCGAGATGCCTCATATGTGCGAAGCCACCCGGAAGCTTGGAGAGATACGAACGCTTGAGTTTGCTCCGGCTACCAGTAAAGAGTTAGCAGATCGTGTATATGCCTATCTAAAAAGTCGAGCAGGTGACATCCCTGTAGCCACCTTACTACGTGAGCATGGGATCCTAGTCATCGATAAGACCCTTCGCAAGGCGTACGACATGTTAGAGAGAATTGAATACAACGCATACGTGAATATTCAAGCAAAGTTGTTTGAATTGACAGGTACTGTTAAGCGCACCAATCATGCTCACTCCTTCAGTTATAACATGGAGGAGTAA